A window from Argopecten irradians isolate NY chromosome 3, Ai_NY, whole genome shotgun sequence encodes these proteins:
- the LOC138319896 gene encoding uncharacterized protein produces MIKAVLILAVIGTALSQNPSMVYSTLPAGNSAAAGAKTISGLPTARHAGAHAGRQTALQGQRPGQENIFMNMLNNPIRLCRETENLRAVPCANNNNICNVISMMQYKMPNLLKCSPMGIGCCLKDYLSLHLSKQLR; encoded by the exons ATGATTAAGGCAGTTCTTATTCTTGCCGTTATCGGCACTGCAC TTTCCCAGAATCCGTCAATGGTCTACTCGACACTCCCGGCCGGAAACTCAGCAGCAGCCGGTGCAAAAACTATTTCCGGTTTGCCTACTGCCAGACATGCTGGAGCTCATGCCGGGAGACAGACAGCTCTCCAGGGACAGAGACCAGGACAAGAAAACATCTTCATGAACATGCTGAACAACCCAATCCGTCTGTGCCGCGAGACTGAGAACTTAAGGGCCGTACCTTGTGCCAATAACAACAACATCTGCAATGTTATCTCCATGATGCAATACAAGATGCCAAATCTCCTCAAGTGCAGTCCCATGGGTATTGGGTGCTGTCTGAAGGATTACTTATCTCTCCATCTGTCAAAACAATTGAGATAA
- the LOC138317201 gene encoding uncharacterized protein produces the protein PSAVPSSYRRNESFITLFTSWNTFPERFEVYNNTLLNWPLLQPSVNLILFTDDDVPDTYRLLGWTILPIKRKIKGYPVLKHLFLEAMQQRPFSKLYAFSNGDLLFTDSFVKTLVNVVNSSYLQQKPYMIVGRRMNTPNITKKEARSWENIARAAKWGELMNERWGIDYFITPPKYHWKDIPELQIGQNYYDNWLVYDARQMGYDVVDVTETLLAVHQNSLYPKDQVSMNNNLGYLTVSRGTIYNKGVVPCCAFYTFQKGNTITLGRKKVIPDYCKK, from the coding sequence CCATCAGCTGTTCCGTCATCATACCGGCGAAATGAATCATTCATTACATTGTTTACATCTTGGAATACATTCCCAGAAAGGTTTGAAGTTTATAACAATACACTTCTGAACTGGCCTTTACTCCAGCCCTCTGTAAATCTGATATTGTTCACTGACGATGATGTCCCGGATACGTACAGACTGTTAGGATGGACCATTTTACCAATCAAACGAAAAATCAAAGGTTATCCAGTTTTAAAGCATCTGTTCCTCGAAGCAATGCAACAAAGACCATTTTCAAAACTCTATGCATTCTCAAATGGAGATTTACTTTTTACAGACTCCTTTGTTAAGACTTTGGTTAACGTAGTCAATTCCTCTTACCTTCAGCAGAAGCCATACATGATAGTAGGTCGACGAATGAATACACCCAACATCACAAAGAAGGAAGCAAGGTCATGGGAGAATATTGCTAGGGCTGCTAAATGGGGAGAACTGATGAATGAGAGATGGGGAATAGATTATTTCATAACACCGCCGAAGTATCATTGGAAAGATATACCTGAACTTCAAATCGGACAAAACTACTACGACAATTGGTTGGTTTACGACGCTAGACAAATGGGTTATGACGTTGTCGATGTGACTGAAACGCTTCTAGCTGTCCATCAAAATTCCCTTTATCCCAAAGATCAAGTGTCTATGAATAATAATCTCGGATACCTAACTGTGTCCCGTGGTACAATTTATAATAAAGGGGTTGTTCCGTGCTGTGCGTTTTACACCTTTCAAAAAGGCAATACCATAACACTCGGTCGAAAAAAAGTTATACCTGATTACTGTAAGAAGTAG
- the LOC138317502 gene encoding uncharacterized protein codes for MNVQFLVVCFLGFLCHCSSTSTPDDIEYSGDGSGDEDIIISTRRAPPTTVKILNDNNDIDDVIIDITTTRAETTYINKELGSSPPVDSGDISANQEAIVVLIVVACVIFCCIIVLVIIIVRRTRKKKNVETVYPNSKMMYMTSTYSKSTEILV; via the exons ATGAACGTTCAATTCCTAGTTGTTTGTTTCCTGGGATTTCTCTGTCATTG TTCATCTACATCAACACCTGATGACATTGAGTATTCTGGCGATGGATCAGGAGACGAAGacattattatatctaccaGACGTGCACCACCAACAACAGTAAAAATACTTAACGacaataatgatattgatgacgtcataatcgatATTACCACGACACGTGCAGAAACAACATATATTAACAAAGAGCTTGGTAGCAGCCCACCAGTTGATT CTGGTGatatttcagccaatcaggaaGCGATAGTTGTCCTAATAGTGGTAGCGTGTGTGATATTCTGTTGTATCATTGTCCTGGTGATCATCATTGTAAGGAGGACACGCA AGAAGAAGAATGTCGAAACAGTGTATCCCAATTCAAA GATGATGTACATGACATCGACTTACAGCAAAAGTACGGAAATTCTGGTATAA